The Rosa rugosa chromosome 1, drRosRugo1.1, whole genome shotgun sequence genomic sequence AGAGAAACGATGTCACTATTAGACTTCCTACAAGCAGAGTCTATTATTTGCCACTCATAAAAAGCTCTAAACAAATCCCTGAACGGTGTGGACTCTATCAGATCAAGCTTCACTTCAGTAATATCTGCCCTTACCTCGTCGGTCATAACACGTCCAAACTTGAGAAGGTCGCACCTAAATTCCAGGTGGGTGTACTCTTTAGCCATCAAAATTAACTTGTAGTATCTATTGAGAAACAAGAAGATGAAACAAAAACCTGCAATAAAGAACTTGTATAGTCTATCATACCTACTCAATAGCAAAAACCTAGAaccatcacaaaacaaatacctcttcgtCAGGAGCACACACACCTTTTGAATAGGTAGCAACCACAATACTCATCAACCGTACCAATCGGATATGCTGTCGAACACAAGCAACCCACCAACCTCTAATTGCGcaatccatttatatcacaagcTTGTAGAGATATTGACACCGGCTTTGAATGTACAGATTAGACTCTTCAATATGGAGATTACGTAACCTCCAACCCAGAGGAGAATTTTCAATTGCTGAAATCAAGGGTTGAATAATTTTGGGCGACGTCTATGGGCAGCTGTTTCATGATCGACTTCCATCGACAACAAATCTAGATTTTATTATCAATCCTATTTAatagtggcagctttagtaattcttaacaacattgagttttattatttattctatttaataggtttttttattttgcataaaaaaaattaattgatttgggtgtatattaaaacactcttatgattgggtttattctaaaagaggTGTGTCAATTTGGgtatagaatcaaattccccaaaatgaaatgattgaaatgaaaatataaaaacaaccGGGACACATGCAAAAGATAATCATCACAAAAATAACCAAAAAGACAATTTAAAATGAAAACCCAGAATTGATAATACACAGAGCAGAGTCTATACTCGACGATTCGATTGAGAAGAGTCAAACAATCACTcgctctctctctgtttctgtaCAGATGGAGCAAACAACCAAAAACATCTATGTCTTCAAGTTTTGATTGAGAAGAGACAAACAATCGCAAAGAACCAAAAGGCTGTCAGGATGCCTTACCCTTCGCTCTCTCTTTCTGTCTCCAGCGATCAGCCACCAAAACTGAGAGACCAAGTATAGAAGTAAAAAAGAACAGCTATGGCACTTCCAGTGTTTATTTTTGATCGAATGACGTACTTCAGTTTATTTCTGACCCACGTCTTCTCGATTACACAATTACGTTTCAGAATTACTATATTGTACCCTAGCTAACCCAGAGGTTTTGGAGTCGAGGAACCGGGGTAGGCCACCATGGGAGCAAAGACGGGTAGATGAATTCGTATAAACGATGGCGTATACCCTGTGTGACTATCTCTAACATTCCTCCACGAAGGTTGCACGTGAAAGAAGTCTCCAAGGTGAGAGAAATGCACTATATCCTCATTGTTTGGGTGGAAACTTCGCACCCAAACCTTGTCCGGGTTGAGCTTCTTATGTTTGCAGGTTATAGTAACAGGGTCGACTGACCATTTGAATTTGCCTTCCTTGTCCTTCCTTGACCATTTGAGACTGTAGCAACGTTTGGACTTTGGACACACACTTGAATCACAAAATGAACTAATTGCAGGGAAGCCGACAGAGGATTTCAACCAATATAACCTTCGGAATAGTTAGTGTAAGAGGCCTTTAATTTGGAATAGTTAATGATCGAATTGATCACAATTTCGAATGCAAAGCCAACCGACCTCGTCAAGGATACATTTCAAAAGAAACTAGTCAAACTACTGTAAAATAGTACAAGTCAACCACAATTTTCCAATTTCCAAACCATTTTGGTCTGAAGGAATTTCTTAAGTTGATAAATTACAGATTGCATACAAGTGTACAACCTTGAccgaaaggaaaataaaatttactagCAACATTATTCTGAAGCTTTCACTATCTCTGTAAACATAGTAGAACCCAAAAGAAAGGGATAGCAGTTTTCAACATTTTGAAGAGTTCTCTAGGAACATATGCATATACCATCCTCATGAAATGAGGGGAACCCCTTGGACAATCAATGCATCAGCAAGAAATTGATTAGCAGCTTCAGATGGATGAACGCTGTCCCAGAACACATATTGAGTTGCATTAGCACAAGTTCCTATTGACTTTGAATTGCACAGCAATGATGTCGTCTCTACAATCCCCGTGCCACAGCAACCTCTCCTTGCTTCCGCAAAGCCTACAACATTATATGAGAAAATTGTCATTATCATTCTAGGTTTATAGATGGTGCGTGCGTTAAAGTATACATAAATGTAGATCGGCTTCATGTAGTGGCATAGACTGGTTCAAAGGCTGGCTACATGGACTTGGTCTACCATGCATGGAGTTTATCTACATGAATGAATTGGCCGAATATGACCCCTTATAGTCTATAGACATAGAATTCCTTGAATTAGGATCTGATTTGCTAGGCTATTAATGGAGTGAAGAGAGTTAGTTCAGTACCATAGTTTGATGGAGACTCAACAACATCAAATAGAGGCTTGTAGATGTCGAAGATGACCAGTGTAAGACCAGGAAGTTTATTTTGGAGAGTTTCTGCTGCGTTGTTTATCTTCTTATTGAATGCTTGAGCATCAGTGTTGAGTCTGGCGACACAGCCTGGCTCATGGGGTCCAAATAAGGTTCTTGCAACTGGAAGGCAACCCAATGGAGGGAGTGATGTCACACCTATTTTCCTTGCTCCCAAACCATACACATCCTAGATTTCAAGCAAAAAACCAAAACCTTAGGAATTGGATTTGTAGTAGTCTAATGACCTAATCAAGCACTTCATTTGGACAATCACAAATCAATATACTAGAACTCAAAGCAGATTCTTCAATAAAGTAGGATTGACAGAAGTGGCAATTTGAGAAAGTACCGTAATAAAGCGTGTGAAAGCACCAACAAGGATGTCACCGTACTTGTCAGGAGTGTAGAATTTGTTAACAAAAGGATTGACATAGTAGTTCTGAACAAAATCACTACTGCCAGCACTCAATAAGTATAGGGCACCCTCGATAATTGTTGCTGCTTTCTCACTACCTGCCACCTCGGTTAGCTTGCCCTGGTATTCCTTAAAGTATCGTAACTGTCGGGGCAAAGATATTGCACGCTGCCAAAACAAGTTCAGTTGTATGAAACATATATATGAATTAATCCACATATATGAAACGTAATTAGACTCTAACAAAgtaaaaaagacaaaaatttaCATTGAAGTTTGCTGCCGTTTGATCATAACCGGATGCAGCAGAAGCAAAGTTGGCTCCAATGAGAAGGTTCTTCCCTGATGCCTGAGGGCTAAGATATGCAGGTGGATAAGTTGTGAAGCCCAGAGTATCAGCTGCAAAATGAAATAGTTATGTTTGGACTTTTCACCACCCAATTTAAACACTCATATATCTAGTGAAGTACTAATCCTGAAGTTTACATGTTTAATGCTTAAGGACCACTTTTATTAACCACAGACCAGTTCAATTATTATTGGCAACTGTTAATTATATATCTTAGGTGCAACATTATGTGATCAATTAAAGTGACCAGAAAATTTGACCCCTCTAGCTTAATTCAATTACTGAATACAGctcagttttaacttttaaggaTCCCAGTTTCCTAAGAAATTATCTTTTGGCTTTGAGAAGATAAAAAGGGCAAGAAAACTGCTTTCTTTTGTCCGTGAGTACTGCAAAAGAGTTTGACTAAAATGTATAAACAATCTGAATAGTGTTATGTACTTGTAACTTGTATAATGGTATTTGTAGCCAAACAAACATTTAATTGATGCGAAAGTACCCTTTGCAGTTCTATAAATAAATACCCTTTGCAGTTCTATAAATAAATACCCTTTGCAGTTCAACAAAAGTACCCATTTTGTTAATCAACAGACTCACTTTCCTTAAAATAATTACTGTTAATAAATAATAATGCGAAAGTCACAAAAGACTTAATTCTGAACCAAATTTCTACTTACGTACCAGTGATATCAGTGGCTAGTTTTCCATTGCAAAACCTCCCAGTAGCTTGATGGTTCACAAAGTCTCTTCCATAAGGAGGGTGATTGGCCTTATAAATTGTTAGGAGGTAGTCATTGTTTCCCACATCTACTGCAGAATCACCAAATGTGATGATGGCCGGAACAAGAGTGGTTGATTCTTGTGCATTGCCACCAATAATTGCAAAGGCAAATACAAAAACCAGAACCAAAGCTGCTCTGATGGTTTGGCTACCCATCTTCTAAATGGTTTGAGGCTTTGTGATTAGAATTGGACCTTATAAAGGGGATTGAAAATGTGAAAATTATTCTCTGCACGGTGCAAGTGACTTATCACTTATTAGGTAATCTCAACTCTTGATATTTGTAGTCAACATTTTTCTTAATAACCAAAAGTATATTTAATGTTATCCAACCGTTTATTAGTGTTGATGCAAGTGCACGTCGACGCTCTAAATCCTCCCAACTCCAAGATGGAATGATTGGACCTTTTCAATCTTTCACTTAAAGATGGAAGGTGGAGTTTGTTTAGCCTTAAATGAGAGTTCACTTTGGTTTTACCATGCCACTAAAACTACATAATTCATCTTGCTTGGTAATGAACGTACATGTACGAAATATCACATATACCCTCAATCAATGAATGTACGTACATAACATAATCGATTGAAAATGAAGGATGATATGGTAAAAATGAATTCCTCAGGTTCCACCTTCTCCTACTTTTGCTCCTTTTCACTTGATTTCTCCAAGCACATTATGTGTGATGATCTATATAACCACCTCTAGACATATTAATTTACAGAAAGAAACAAGTTACAGTAAACTCATGTTTATTAAATATCGGTGGCGAGAGGATAGCCGGTGGTGGCATTATGGCTTAAAGCCATGTCAATGTTGCATTTGATGGAGTTAATTGGGTGGTTATGAAAACCAGTTTACTCAGAAAACACTGGAAGGACAGAGTGGCATGGCATGCAACATGATCGGTGGCCTAATTTGCACAAAGCTAATTGCTAACATAATACGCCTACATTAACTTTTGCACATAGGGTTCAACCCTATAGAGTCATCGTCACATTGGAAATCATAGTTCGATCTTCTTTGCCCTTTCTTTGGTTGTGTGAGTTTTCTATTTCAATGTTTGATAACACTCGATCGAAAAGCAATTACGAAATATGTAATTAACTtttcaaaacaagaacaaaaaatgAATCCATAGGATATGGAAGGGGGCGTAAGAAAATATTAAATTTTCTATCCCAAAGCCTAGAATTCGCAATCTAAACAAGGGCATGATGTAGTTGGAACTGAAGCTGCTTTTTTgattttgtcaaggggaacccaaaggcttcctaggcccaagataaaccccttcggcgcatgtgaaatgctccaactgtgcattgcagcacagtgcctagccactttgacagcttcggggttcgaacttaGGTTGGAGAGCACACCCAAcaaggcaagaaccactaggccacttgcagtggttgaaCTGAAGCTGCTTTGTTATAGGGTTAGCTTTGTTAGAGACCTCCATTGGAATTCATTTGTGCACACGATGCTGATTAAGATCAATttcaacagcttccctataactTTTGTATTAtaaggaagcaaaagtcaaagctttccataattttcttcttcaactctaacagatttcccatttttacagcaatctctaaaatctttaTAATTCtaccttaaaattttagagattgtagTAAATTTATggaattttattttatctttccTCACTATTTCTAAAATGGAGATagttatagagaatctgttgttGAAGCAAAAAAAccttatttttctttaaaatagaaaaaaattaaaatatgagGAAGATATTGTAGTTAGTCTAAGCCAATAAGGGACACCAAAGTGCATACAGGGTTCAACCCTAGAGAGACATTATCACATTGGGAATCATAATTTGGGTCTCAACTAGCTCTATCCTCTATGTCGTATTGTAATTAGGTGATTTAGTTGGAACCGGAACTGGAACTAGAACTGTTTTGTTAGGATATTTATGCAAGGGTCCATTGGAATTTGGGGTCCATGGCCATCAGCAATGGTCAGGACCTTCAATAAATCCAATACTTGATAGCCGATCGACCATGTTGCCATCAACCTTTGCCATGCCAGCTTTGTGTTATTTTCCTTTAATTGGACATGTAGCCGACCAGCACGCGTTATCTTCATGTTTTGGGGCCTTTGGGAATTAAATGAGAGTCAAGGGGAACTTTCAGAAGAAAATGGTACGGTGTAGTGAGATGAAAAGCTAATTAAGAACAAGCTAGGAGGGCTTTGTTCAATAATGTTTCACAAAATCATATTTGGTGAAATGGTTAGATAACCAACTCTATACAAAGGTAGACTCACAATCTCGGGGAGAAATTTTACAATTTATTAACATATGACAGACATAAAATTACTACTTTTAGAATTAAATTACGACTCAAATGAAAACTTATTTTAGTTTAATGATAATCATATGTATCGAGGACTTTTTTCTAGTTACGTACTAAATGAGTTGTCGAAGTGGTAATATAAGTTTTCAAAGTGATAAATATTTCATGAAATAAGacatgtatgagaaatattaGCATACAATCAGCttggtttcaactttcaagctaGTTTAACTGGTCTACCATTAATGTTTTCATAGGTTAATCTATTATAAACTCTTCTTGTACGTTTTAAATATTAAAAACGTTTCACTAAACCCTGTTCGGTGAAGTggttatttattattatttttttttcactctcaTTCTCTGTTTTTGTTTCAAGATAATTTGAACCCCTCTCTATTATAAAATGAAACAGGTCATagttttaggggggtgtattgtatttggatttgtgcagactttttttaaatgacagactttttgaaaagtccacagattctttaaaaagttgatagagtgttatggatttcttaaaaccattgattttagcaacagacttttattgattcatgaaaatctatatactttattatgaatgacttctacataTTTCCTAGGAtgtataaaatatattaaaaaaaaaaaaaacaaatgcagcccaaacacaaaacaaaataataacttgttgtctcttcaatgctccagtatattctaatagaaattgactcaaataaatgattgttagtctgtctagcgagtttgttctcattcctaatctcccaacaacataaatatacaatatagatcacttgatgtttatggttaattattctcatcaattttgttttcgccgattaacatatattgtagcaatattggtcaatgtcttgatctataatcaatcaattgaaattcaattgttcaacctttttttgaaccataatataaattcaaattaatgagaataattaattaataagataaaatttagtatggttcaagatcttagggttagaccacaatatttgagttttagggtttcataaatcatttttattgctattagggttcgaagtatcacaattgaaaaaaaaaaaaaaaaaaaatcacattcaacaactaaaatgaacatgttgggtatcaaaaaaggttgatatcataaaagattagagaaaagacaaaatttaagaaagagagatatgATGATGAAtgacaaacttcttcgtgcgtagagagaagaactttgactgaccttttttttttttgaagaggaaactttgatagactttttgaaatctttggtctggaggctggaaaattattggagtttggtatgtatagttaacactacaaagtccatgattatccatgattttctaattccataagtatgaatgatattttgaatacctctgtacttttattcgtttttaaaagtcctaattgaataacCCTAGATTTtagtggaattcatgaagtttttaaaaatcctaattgaatacctcaagactttcatggactgttaaaagtctatattgaatacacccaaacttttaaattccataaatttctttaaaagttctactaattccatatacaatacaccccccttagtgaTAATAATTTCATACACGTAAGCACCATTTAGTAGCAACATTATTCTGAAGCTTTTGATTTTTATCGCTATCTCTGTAAACATAGGAGAACCTAAAAGAaaggaatagcagttttcaacATTTTGTAGAGTTCTCTAGGAACATGCATATACCATCCTCATGAAATGAGGGCGATACCTTGGACTATCAATGCATCAGCAAGAACTTGATTAGCAGCTTCAGATGGATGAACGCTGTCCCAGAACACATACTGAGTTGCATTAGCACAAGTTCCTATTGACTTTGGATTGCACAGCAATGATGTCGTCTCTACAATCCCAGTGCCACAGCAACCTCTCCTTGCTTCCGCAAAGCCTACATCATTATGTGAGAAAATTGTTGTTATCATTCTAGATTTATAGAAGGTGCGTGCATTAAAGTATACATAAATGTAGATCGGCTTCATGTAGTGGTAGACTGGTTCAAAGGCTGGCTACATGGACTTGGTTTACCATTGCATGGAGTTGATCTACATTAATGTATTGGCCGAATATGACCCCGGCCTTATAGTCTATAGACATAGTATTGCTTGAATTAGGATCTGCTTTGCTAGACTATTGGAGTGAAGAGTTAGTTCAGTACCATAGTTTGATGGAGACTTAACAACATCAAACAGAGGCTTGTAGATGTCGAAGATGACCACTGTAAGACCAGGAAGTTTCTTTTGGAGAGTGTTTGCTGCGCTGTTTATCTTCTTATTGAATGCTTGAGCATCAGTGTTGAGTCTGGCGACACAGCCTGGCTCATGGAATCCAAATAAGGTTCTTGCAGCCGGAAGGCAACCCAATGGAGGGAGTGATGTCACACCAATTTTCCTTGCTCCCAAACCATACACACCCTAGATTTCAAGCGAAAAACCAAAACCTTAGGAATTGGATTTGTACTAGTCTAATCAAGCACTTCATTTGGACAATTAGTCACAAATCAGTATACTAGAACTTGAAGCAGATTCTTCATTAAGGTAGGATTAAGAGAAGTGGCAAGAGAAGGTACCGTAATAAAGCTTGTGAAAGCACCAACGAGGATGTCACCATACTGGTCAGGAGTGTAGAGTTTGTTAAGAAAAGGATTGACATAATAGTTCTGAACAAAGTCACTACTGCCAGCGCTCAATAAGTATAGTGCACCCTTGATAATTGTTGCTGCTTTCTTTCTACCTGCAATCTTGTTTAGCTTACCCTGGTATTCCTTGAAGTACTGTAACTGTTGGGGCAAGGTGATTGCATGCTGCCAAAACAAGTTCAATTGTATGAAACATATGAATTAATTCACATATATAAAACGTAATTAGACTGTAACAAAgttaaattaaaatataaaaaaatttacatTCAAGGTTGCTGCCTTTTCATCATAACCGGATGCAGCAGAAGCAAAGTTGGCTCCAATCAGAAGGTTCTTCCCTGATGCCTGAGGGCTAAGATATGCAGGTGGATAAGTTGTGAAGCCCAGAGTATTAGCtgcaaaaagaaattttggttATGTTTGGACTTTTCACCACCCAATTTAAACACTCCAATATTCTAGTTAAGTACGTACTAATCCTGAAGTGTAAATATCCTTAATGCTTAAGGACCACATTTTTTATCCACAGACCAGTTCAATTATTATTGGCAATTGTTAATTAATATCTTAGCTGGAACATCATGTGATCAATTAATGTGACCATAAAATTTGATCCCTCTAGCTTTATTCAATGACTTGAGTGCAACTTAGTTTTAAATTTTAGTTCTTGGTTCGTGGAAAGAAAAgtaattcttttgtcttttgtaTGGGAATGGAAATAAAATTATCAAAAAACTTTCCATTTCAATATTTGGTAACATAAGGAAAGTTGTCCGGAAaattgttaaaaagtttgtaactaatgtaataaaataatgtgttgtgacgaataaatgtaaggaaataatgagggaaagtgattcatttggaGTGTAGTGAAACGAAtgaaaattattctatgcaccgacggtgcaaatgacctAACATTTAaaagatgatctcaacccttgatatttataattaatatttttattaataacctaagagtgtatttaatataatctaaccattcatttatgtcggtgcactgaatcctccccCGTGAAATGAACCATTTCCCCCCTATTTTTCTTTGCTTCAGAAAcatatttcctttccttttgcatcccaaacgcaaGAAAGGCGGGAACAACTTTCACTTCCCGGTGCTTACTTTTTGCGAACCAAACAAGGCCTTAAGAATCCTAGTTTCCTAAGAaattctcttttggttttgagaagATAAAAATGGCAAGAAATCTGCTTAATTTCTTTTGTCTGTGTGTTTATTTTTGACATACAGAGAGAAATGTACCTTCAGAATACTGCAAAAGAGTTTAACTAAAAGGTATAAACATTCTGAATAGTGTAATGTACTTGAAACTGGTACGTGTAGCCAAACAAACATTCACCGACAGTTCTATAACTAGATACCCTTTGCAGTTCAACCGAAGTACCCATTTTGTTAATCAACAGACTCACTTTCCTTAAAATAATTACTGTTAATAAATAATAATGCAAAAGTCACAAAAGACTTAATTCTGAACCAAATTTCTACTTACGTACCAGTGATATCAGTGGCTAGTTTTCCATTGCAAAACCTCCCAGTAGCTTGATGGTTCACAAAGTCTCTTCCATAAGGAGGGTAATCGGCCTTGAAAATTGTTGGGAGGTAGTCATTGTTTCCCACATCTACTGCAGAATCACCAAATGTGAAGATGGCCGGAACAAGAGTGGTTGATTCTTGTGCATTGCCACCAATAATTACAAAGGCAAATACAAAAACCATAAACAAAGCCGCTCTCATGGTTTGGCTACCCATCTTCTAAATGGTTTGAGGTTTTATGATTAGAATCGGACGTCCTTATAAAGGGGGTTCATAATGACCCTTTTCAAGCTTTCTTAAAGATGGATAGGTGGAGTTTGTTTAGCCTTAAATGAGAGTTCCCTTTGGTTTTACCACCACTAAAACTACATAATTCATCTTGCTTGGTAATGAACATGTAGGAAATATCACATATACCCTCAATCTCGATGAATGTACACAAACAAAATTGATTGAAAATGAAGGATGATATGGTAAAAATGAATTCCTCAGGTTCCACTTTCTCCTACCTTAATTAGCTCCTTCTTTTCACTTAATTTTTCTCAAGCACATTGTCTGTTATATATGATTAATATAACCACCTCTAGATATTTACAGACAGAAACAAATTACAGTAAATTCATGTTTATTAAATATCGGTGGCTAGCTTCTGGAGTTCTGGTAGTTGAGAGGATAGCAGGCGGTGGCATTATGGCTGAAAGCCATGTCAACGTTGCATGTGATGGAGTTAATTGGGTGGTTGTGAAAACCAGTTGACTCAGAAACACTGGAAGGACAGAATGGCATGGCATGCAACATGATCAGTGGCCTAATTTTCAGAAAGCCAATTGCTAACAAATACGCCTACCATTAATTTTTGCACACAATGCTCATTAACTAAGGGACACCCAAAATGCATATAGGGTTCAATCCTATAGAGACATCGTCACATTGGAAATCATAGTTCGATCTCTGCTTTATCTTCTTTGCCCTTGTTTGGTTGTGTGAGTTTTCCATTTTAGTGTTTGATAACACTTGAAAAGCAATCAGGAAATATGTGATTAACTTTCCGAAATAAGAACCAAAAATGAATCCATAAGGAAAATTTCGCAAAGCCTAGAATTCGCAATCTAAACGAGGGGATGTTGTAGTTGGAACTGGAGCTGCTTTGTTATAGGGCTAGGGACCTCCATTGGAATTCATTTGTGCACACAATGCTGATTAAGCCAATAAGGGACACCAAAGTGCATATAGGGTTCAACCCTAGAGAGACATTATCACATTGGGAATCATAATTTGGATCTCAACTAGCTCTATGTCTTATCGTAATTAGGTGATTTAGTTGGAACAGGAACAGTTTTGTTAGGATATTTATATGTTAGGGACCTCCATTGGAATTTGGCGTCCATGGTCATTAGCAATGGTCAGGATCTTCAATAAATCAACTATCGGGATGGCTATCTGTTATCATTTGTTGCCAACACAAATTGGTACCTGTTGCCATCAAACTTTGCCagctttgtgtgtgtgtgtgtgttttttttttttcagttggaAATGTAGCTTACCACCACGCGTTATCTGCATGTTTAGGGGCGTTTGGGAATTTAATGAGAGTCAAAGGGAACTTTCATAGAAAATGGTGTAGTGAAAATAAAAGCTAAGAACAAGAAGTAGGGCTTTGTTCAATAATGTTTCACAAAATCATAATTTGGTGAAATGGTCGGTAAACCAGCTCTATATAAAGGTAGACTCACTATCTCGGCGAGAAATTTTATAATATGTTAATATATGATATATGTATAATTATCACTTTTAGAATTTAATTACTCAAACAAGAACTTATTTTAGTTTAATGATAACCGTATAAATAACCTTAATAATGACTTTTTCCTAGTTACCACATGCATAAATTATCGAAGTGGTAATATAAATCTTAAAAATGATAAATACTACATGAAATAGAACATATATGAGAACCGAATTATTAATATACGATCATGGTTTCAAGCTAGTTTATAACCACACTGAGCATGGTCTATCATTAATGTATTAATATATTAATGTACTGTATACtgttttagttttaatttttaaCAATTAAAAACGTTTCAGAAAATCATGTTGTGTGAAATGGTTATTTTTttggctatttttttttttttactctcatTCTCTGTTTTTGTTTCAAGACAATTTCCACCCCCTCTCTATTCTAAATGAAATAATACACCAGGTCACAGTTTTAGTCATCACAGAAAGAATGTGTACTTTACATATAAGAACCAAGTACATGCATGATATGTATGCGCATGATTACGTATAAGAAgccaatatatatatgaatctgTAAATTTCCTAGCATTCACAGCAGCCTTTGACCTTTTGAATCCCATCAATAACATACTTAGCCTTCCCTCTCTTGTGACCCACCACCACTATGACGCTACAATCCAATTGCATCCCTCGTTTCACTACTTTGGTCACTCGCCTCACCCTAGCACCCTCTCGTCAAAACCACCCTTAATAATCTCGTTCTTCAATTTCCCAGAAGCACCTAACTTCCTCAACTTATAATATACAATATTGAGGTTATTCTGGAATTCTAATGAATCTAAGTACACGCATGATCGATCATATCAGACTTAAAAATAACTTAATTTAAGACTTTGTTTACCTTGatttctgtcacgccccgaattttgaataatcaattcaaagtccgaaacatgaataataacaattacaaataacgtcctgaaattttttctcacaaacaaccacacttcacacctctcaatattacaataaaccaaatcctcaatttatttattacaacacactctcaccaaatcaaattgtaaggctcaaatgagcttaactcatctcactattacaattgctgtaaatctatgacaaatactctaacccgtacgatcaccgccctgattctcctgacctgcaggattacccgctacacaatttgaatagtgtaccgggattgcaacaacaccaaacccggtaagcttttgacagctcgtatgagtaaacaagaaatgaacggt encodes the following:
- the LOC133725316 gene encoding GDSL esterase/lipase APG-like — protein: MGSQTMRAALFMVFVFAFVIIGGNAQESTTLVPAIFTFGDSAVDVGNNDYLPTIFKADYPPYGRDFVNHQATGRFCNGKLATDITANTLGFTTYPPAYLSPQASGKNLLIGANFASAASGYDEKAATLNHAITLPQQLQYFKEYQGKLNKIAGRKKAATIIKGALYLLSAGSSDFVQNYYVNPFLNKLYTPDQYGDILVGAFTSFITGVYGLGARKIGVTSLPPLGCLPAARTLFGFHEPGCVARLNTDAQAFNKKINSAANTLQKKLPGLTVVIFDIYKPLFDVVKSPSNYGFAEARRGCCGTGIVETTSLLCNPKSIGTCANATQYVFWDSVHPSEAANQVLADALIVQGIALIS
- the LOC133725317 gene encoding GDSL esterase/lipase APG-like isoform X2 codes for the protein MGSQTIRAALVLVFVFAFAIIGGNAQESTTLVPAIITFGDSAVDVGNNDYLLTIYKANHPPYGRDFVNHQATGRFCNGKLATDITADTLGFTTYPPAYLSPQASGKNLLIGANFASAASGYDQTAANFNRAISLPRQLRYFKEYQGKLTEVAGSEKAATIIEGALYLLSAGSSDFVQNYYVNPFVNKFYTPDKYGDILVGAFTRFITDVYGLGARKIGVTSLPPLGCLPVARTLFGPHEPGCVARLNTDAQAFNKKINNAAETLQNKLPGLTLVIFDIYKPLFDVVESPSNYDYKGSYSANSFM
- the LOC133725317 gene encoding GDSL esterase/lipase APG-like isoform X1 translates to MGSQTIRAALVLVFVFAFAIIGGNAQESTTLVPAIITFGDSAVDVGNNDYLLTIYKANHPPYGRDFVNHQATGRFCNGKLATDITADTLGFTTYPPAYLSPQASGKNLLIGANFASAASGYDQTAANFNRAISLPRQLRYFKEYQGKLTEVAGSEKAATIIEGALYLLSAGSSDFVQNYYVNPFVNKFYTPDKYGDILVGAFTRFITDVYGLGARKIGVTSLPPLGCLPVARTLFGPHEPGCVARLNTDAQAFNKKINNAAETLQNKLPGLTLVIFDIYKPLFDVVESPSNYGFAEARRGCCGTGIVETTSLLCNSKSIGTCANATQYVFWDSVHPSEAANQFLADALIVQGVPLIS